Proteins from a single region of candidate division WOR-3 bacterium:
- a CDS encoding YCF48-related protein: MGSKKLIWIVLIVATASFAQWQTIGPYGGYVRSVVVSQTNDNIVYAASYANPTVVAKSTNGGSTWTTVGSIPNQAYCMAIDPTNDNKLYAGSGHVMYRSTDGGVNWLSTTMNNKYIYGIAVHPTTPTTICAAGMSYTGTKWGLAFFKSTDSGVNWTTTVMDTSGSSNYGYCLAIDRTNPNTIYVGGYSYTTSYIPRIYKSTNGGTNWIDVSTDTVFQNAYYIYSMAVHPTNSNIVYAGTYLKGIMRSTNGGNSWTKVSTNYYNYSMATSIASPDIAYSGCYGEVYKTTNAGLSWTSVSSGLSGTSFYGLAASAQNASNVYAGNNKGMFKTTTGGTSWVSINNNLNMGSILSFANAPSSPSTIYTSFAEVGVYKTTNSGTDWIQLPTPVGCGNICEFAVAYNNPNIIYALEGSG; this comes from the coding sequence ATGGGCAGTAAGAAACTTATCTGGATTGTTTTAATTGTCGCCACTGCATCATTTGCCCAGTGGCAGACAATAGGTCCCTATGGTGGTTATGTCCGCTCAGTGGTTGTATCACAAACCAATGACAATATTGTCTATGCTGCATCTTATGCTAATCCCACTGTAGTTGCAAAATCCACAAATGGTGGTTCAACCTGGACCACAGTTGGTTCAATACCAAATCAGGCATATTGTATGGCAATAGACCCAACGAATGATAATAAACTATATGCGGGGAGTGGACATGTAATGTATCGTTCAACTGATGGCGGTGTGAATTGGCTATCAACTACTATGAACAATAAATATATCTACGGCATAGCGGTCCATCCAACAACGCCTACAACAATTTGCGCCGCGGGTATGAGTTATACAGGAACAAAATGGGGGCTTGCATTTTTCAAAAGCACAGATTCCGGTGTAAACTGGACAACCACTGTAATGGATACTTCAGGCTCTTCAAACTATGGATATTGTCTCGCAATTGACCGTACGAATCCCAATACGATTTATGTGGGTGGCTATTCTTATACCACATCTTACATACCCAGAATTTACAAATCCACAAATGGAGGCACTAACTGGATAGATGTGTCTACTGATACAGTATTTCAGAACGCTTATTATATTTACTCTATGGCTGTTCATCCAACGAATTCTAACATAGTCTATGCTGGTACTTATTTAAAAGGTATTATGCGTTCAACCAATGGCGGAAATTCCTGGACAAAAGTTTCTACTAATTACTACAACTATAGTATGGCAACGAGTATAGCATCACCTGATATCGCTTACTCTGGTTGTTATGGTGAGGTTTACAAAACGACAAATGCCGGCTTGTCCTGGACATCTGTAAGCTCGGGTTTGAGTGGAACTTCCTTCTATGGCCTTGCCGCAAGTGCACAGAATGCTTCTAATGTATATGCTGGAAATAACAAAGGTATGTTTAAGACAACAACCGGCGGGACTTCCTGGGTAAGTATCAATAACAATTTGAATATGGGTTCTATCCTTTCTTTTGCAAATGCGCCTTCTTCACCTTCAACGATCTATACTTCCTTTGCTGAAGTTGGTGTATATAAAACAACAAATTCAGGAACAGATTGGATTCAATTGCCGACACCGGTTGG
- a CDS encoding T9SS type A sorting domain-containing protein has translation MAKVFADDVKLNYSGTQLYLTFIKSKVYDPSGNNNGRLDPGETANITAFLKNIGGANFTNLNSTLSTTSPYITVTDNSGYFGTILIDSTKENISDPYVVNVSASTPQGHIAQFRLITTQGAFVDTFFFSLTVGSYHYLVWNPDPTATPGQTMHNILTSLGYSGLYSTTLPTTDLSVYRAILVCVGIYPNNYVIGASSPEATALVNYVNSGGRLYLEGGDVWYYDPLIGGYNFCSLFGINATADGSYNLGPIEGQPGTFTNQMYFNYSGENNYMDWISPTGTGSFLIFKDVDQSYDCGVARDAGTYRTVGTSFELGALVDGGGVSTRAALLDSILHFFGIFQVPVEENKQEGLQKISFQVTPNPFQNNCVVKFEIRNPKSEISLKIFDATGRLIKSFNHLTSYQFNKIVWSGDDEIGRKVPAGIYFVRLETGGQKYIEKVIKIE, from the coding sequence TTGGCGAAGGTCTTCGCCGATGATGTAAAATTGAATTATTCTGGAACACAGCTCTATCTTACCTTCATTAAGTCTAAAGTCTATGACCCGAGCGGAAATAATAATGGTAGATTAGACCCAGGAGAGACAGCAAATATCACTGCTTTTCTAAAAAATATTGGTGGTGCGAATTTTACAAATCTAAATTCTACACTCTCAACAACGAGTCCTTATATTACAGTCACGGATAATTCTGGCTATTTTGGCACGATTCTTATTGACAGCACAAAGGAGAATATCTCTGACCCCTATGTTGTGAATGTCAGTGCCTCAACCCCGCAGGGACATATTGCTCAATTCCGCTTGATAACAACCCAAGGGGCTTTTGTTGATACCTTTTTCTTTAGTCTCACGGTTGGTTCATATCATTATCTGGTCTGGAATCCTGACCCGACTGCCACGCCGGGACAGACAATGCATAATATCTTGACATCCCTCGGCTACAGTGGTCTATATTCAACAACACTGCCTACGACCGACCTCAGTGTGTATCGCGCAATTTTGGTTTGTGTGGGAATCTACCCTAATAATTATGTAATTGGTGCATCAAGCCCCGAGGCAACAGCACTCGTCAACTATGTCAATAGCGGTGGCAGACTCTATCTTGAGGGCGGTGACGTCTGGTATTATGACCCGTTGATAGGCGGCTATAACTTTTGCTCACTTTTTGGAATCAACGCAACTGCTGATGGAAGTTATAATTTAGGACCAATAGAAGGGCAGCCAGGAACATTTACAAACCAGATGTATTTTAATTATTCGGGTGAGAATAATTATATGGACTGGATTAGTCCGACTGGAACTGGTTCTTTCTTAATATTTAAAGATGTTGACCAGAGTTATGATTGTGGTGTTGCCCGCGATGCCGGAACATATAGGACTGTGGGAACTTCTTTTGAACTTGGTGCACTCGTAGATGGTGGGGGTGTCTCTACCCGTGCTGCCTTGCTTGACTCCATCCTCCATTTCTTCGGAATATTCCAAGTACCTGTTGAAGAGAATAAGCAAGAAGGGCTCCAAAAGATATCTTTCCAGGTAACACCGAATCCATTCCAGAATAACTGCGTGGTTAAATTCGAAATTCGAAATCCGAAATCCGAAATTTCACTCAAGATTTTTGATGCAACAGGACGGTTGATAAAATCATTTAACCATTTAACCAGTTACCAATTTAATAAAATCGTGTGGTCTGGTGACGATGAAATCGGCCGCAAGGTGCCCGCAGGTATTTATTTCGTGCGGTTGGAAACGGGCGGTCAAAAATATATTGAGAAGGTAATAAAGATAGAATAG